The genomic window TCGAGATTTGAAATTAAATAGTGATACATATCTCAGCATTAATACAGAACGGTTCTCAAACTAGTATGCTGAGTTAGTATTTTGTTAACAAATTAATTTTTGTCGGTTACTTCACTTAGTTTCAAATCAGGAGTATTACAGTGGAAAAAATCTGGCTAAAAAATTATCCATCAGATGTACCGGCAGAAATTGCACCGGTATCTGAAACATCATTAGCAGACTTATTAGAAAATATGGTTACTCAATATGCTGATCGCCCAGCTTTTATTAATATGGGCGAAATAATGACCTATCGTAAGCTGGAAGAACGTAGTCGAGCGTTTGCGGCTTATTTACAAAATGGTTTAGGTCTACAAAAAGGCGATCGTATTGCACTTATGTTGCCTAATTTATTACAGTATCCGGTCGCACTTTTTGGTATTTTACGTGCAGGTATGGTCGTCGTTAATGTTAATCCGCTTTATACGCCAAGAGAATTAGAACATCAACTCAATGATAGTGAGGCCATTGCAATTGTCATCGTATCAAATTTTGCTCATACATTAGAAAAAGTGGTTTTTAATACAAAAGTTAAACATGTCATTCTGACACGTTTAGGCGATCAACTTTCTCGGCCAAAGGCAACTATTATTGATTTTGTTGTTAAATATATAAAACGCTTGGTACCTAAATATTATTTGCCACAAGCGATCTCTTTTCGCCGTGTGATGCAATTGGGATATCGTATGCAATATGTCAAACCTGAAATTTCTGGCGAAGATTTGGCTTTTCTCCAGTATACCGGCGGAACTACTGGTGCAGCGAAAGGGGCGATGCTTACCCATTATAATATGTTGGCGAATGTTGAGCAGGGCAGAGCAACTTACCTGCCAGCTATGCAGTTAGGTAAAGAAATTATTGTGACGGCGTTGCCGCTGTATCATATTTTTGCCTTAACCGTAAATTGTTTATTATTTGTTAAGATTGGTGGTACAAATTTACTAATCACTAATCCGCGGGATATTGCAGCAACGGTCAAAGAACTTGCTCGTTATCCTTTTACTGGCATTACAGGGGTTAATACATTATTTAATGCCTGGTTACGTAATGAAGAATTTAGAAAGCTAAATTTTTCACATTTGCATGTTTCTATCGGTGGAGGAATGCCGGTACAAAAGGCGGTGGCAGAAGAGTGGCAACAAATAACGGGCAAGTGTTTACTGGAGGGCTATGGCTTAACTGAGTGCTCGCCATTAGTAACAGTTAATCCATACAATTTAGATCGATATAATGGTAGTATTGGTTTTCCTATGCCTTCAACTGATGTTAAGTTTGTTGATAACAATGGTAATGAAGTTCCAATTGGCCAGCCTGGTGAGATGTTGGTGCGTGGTCCTCAAGTCATGAAGGGTTACTGGCGCTCTCCTAATATGACTGACGAAGTGCTGCAGGATGGTTGGTTAGCAACCGGTGATATTGCAACAATCGATGGAAAAGGATTTATCAAAATTGTTGATCGCAAAAAGGATATGATCTTGGTTTCTGGTTTTAATGTTTATCCAAGTGAAATTGAAGAAGTTATCTCTAATCATCCCAAAGTCATTGAAAATGCAGCAATTGGCGTGATAGATGAAAATACCGGTGAAGCAGTAAAAGTCTTTGTGGTATCAAGTGATCCGAATTTGACTGCCGATGATTTAAAAATATTTTGTCGTCAATATTTGACCGCCTATAAGGTACCTAAATTTTTTGAATTTCGTAGTACTGAATTACCCAAATCAAATGTAGGTAAAATATTACGGCGACAATTAAGAGAAGAAGAGCAGAAAAAATATCAAAATTCCTCAGAAAATCATCAAGTAACACAGACATTATAAAGTTAATTTAGCTAATTAGAAAAACAACATCGGTTGCGTGATGAGCTAAACCGATGTTGTTAAAAATAAATCATAAAGAGAAAGACGTTTTGAATTATCAGTTGATTACGACAGATGACCAACTTAAGGAAGTTTGTCAAGCAGCATCTAAAGCTAACAAAATAGCATTAGATACAGAATTTGTGCGGGTAAAAACTTATTATCCACAGCTTGGTCTCATTCAGTTATATGATGGTGAGCAACTTTCATTAATTGATCCTATTGCCATTACTAATATGGAGCCGTTTAAAAATTTATTAACAGATGGCAAAGTTACTAAAATCTTACATGCCGGTAGTGAGGACATAGAAGTATTTTTTCATTATTTGGCTTGTGTGCCACAACCGATGTTAGATACCCAGATCATGGCGGCATTTGTTGGCCATCCAATTTCAAGCGGTTTTGCTAACTTAGTGAATGAATATTTAACTATTGCATTAGATAAGAGTGAATCACGTACGGACTGGCTTGTTCGGCCGTTGAGTGATAAACAGTGTCAATATGCGGCCGCTGATGTGTTTTTTTTATTACCTTTAGCCGAAAAACTACAACAGCTTATTGATAAATTAGGCTATCTACCGGCTGTAACTGATGAATGCCAGCGTATTTTATTGCGTCGGCAAGAGATATTAACCCCGGCAGAAGCATATAAAAGTGTCAAAAATAGTTGGCAACTGCGGGCTCAACAGCTGGCTTGTCTTAAACAATTAGCCGCCTGGCGTCTTAACCAGGCTCGTCGACGTGATCTGGCGATCAATTTTGTTGTTAGAGAAGAACATCTGTGGAAAATAGCGCGTTACTTACCTAACTCTTTAGCGGAACTACAGACAATAGGGCTAACTGGACAAGAGATCCGATGTCATGGTCAGGATTTATTGCAAATCGTTACCAAGTGTCAGGCCCTTGAAGAAAAAGCGTGCCCACAGCCACTTTATCATCTTATTGATCACCCTAAATATCGAGAAGCTTTTAAGGCAGTAAAAACATTAACCAAACAAATTGGTGAGCAACAAAAATTGAATACTGAGTTATTAGCCTCGCGACGTCAAATTAATCAGTTATTGGCAGTTCATTGGGGATTAAAAAAGAGCCATAATACACCAGATCTGCTTGCTGGATGGCGTGGTCAACTATTAACTGATCATTTGAAACAATTATTAGCATTATATTGTTAGCGTGTAAATATACATTTACGGACAAATCAGTTACTTAGTCCGTAATAAATTTTGAATTAAATTTGTATAAGGTATCGTCTAATTAATTTAAACCGATATCTTGAAATATTAGAGATAAAATATCTTTCCTTTCTGTATTTCTCTTTCTATTAATTAAAATAAATTTTTTATAAAAAATATTATTTTATCATAACTATCTTAATGAAGAGGATGCAATGAAAAAAACATTAATATTTATAATAATGACGATAATGGTTTTTAATATTTATGCAGATGATATTTATCTTGTAAAAGAAAAAATACCAATTGAAGATAACAAATTAAAAAATAATAATAAATATAGAGATGAGGGAACATATATAATTATTGATAAAAATAATATAAAAAATTCTGCCGCGAGTATTACTAAATATAAAGATTATAGCAAATTAAATAACTTATTACCTGATTGTGCTAATAAATCAAAACCCGTTATTAATATTAATCCTGTTGATAATAAAGGGGTATCGCATATTTTTTTTAACAAAATGGATATAGGTAAGGAAGGAATTTACTTCAATAATAATATTGAACATAGCGCTAAGTTAATTATTGCTGAAATTAATAGTAATAAAAAAACTAAGCTTTTTGGTGAGTTAGCCATTTTGGGCTCTAAAACTGCGCTTATTATTGCTAACCCAGAGGGAATTAATTGTAAGAGTTGTTCATTTTTCGGCACTGATCGTGTTACTTTGCTGGTAGGAAAAATTAATAGTGATCAATATCAAAAAATAGGTGATATTAAATTATTTCAATCAATGAATAAATCAATGCGTTTTTCGGGAAATATTAATTTTAAAAATATTAAGGATGTTGAGGTATTGGCTTATAATAATATAATAAATGCGAATACCCAGATTAAAGCAAACAGAATAACTTATCGAACAGGTAGTATGCCATTTTTTATAGAATATGATCATATTAATAGTAAAAATGCGCATACAAATTTAGCTCATTTTAAACCTTGGTTGGTTCATGATTTTGGTTATTCAAAATTTCTAGTAAAAAAAGGTAGCCAAATAAGTGCCAATGAAATAAATATTTATGTAACAGGTGGCTCATTTAGAAATGAAGGTGAGATAGATATTAATTCATTATTTTATTTTAATGTTTATAAAACAAGAGATATTAATGAAGTTATTAATCGAATAACAAAAGATTATCAATTTAATAATAAGGTAGTAAGTCAACATGAGATTTTAAGGCAAGCCAAGAAAAATTATGGCATCGTTAATAGAGGAAAAATAATGGCAGATGATTTTATTAATGGAAATTTTTTTACTAGCGAAATGATAAACGCAGGTAGTGGAACTATAATAATCAAGTAAAAAAGATATTTATTTTTAAATTATTATATTAGATGCCCATCACTTTTGATGGGCACTTTGGTGTTAAAAACTGGCTATTTTATTTTTTTTCGTCCATTTCCGGTAAAGTTACATTTAACTCTAAAACCGAGATATCATCATCTTTTTGTTCAAATTGTACCGTGAGCATTTCCGGATCAATTTGGACATATTTGCAGATTACCTTTAAAATATCACGTTTCATTGCGGGTAGGTAAGCCGGCCCACAGTCATTACGTCGGCGTTCGGCAACAATAATTTGTAGCCTTTCCTTGGCAATATTGGCCGTTGATTTTTTTTTCGATAGGAAAAAATCTAATAAGGCCATGTTTTATCCTCCAAACAAGCGCTTTAAGAAGCCTTTTTTTTCTTCTTCAATAAAACGAATAGGGCGATTTTTACCTAAAATTCGGTCAACACAGTCACTGTATGCTTTGCCTGCATCGGATTTAGGATCAAGAATAACAGGTTCTCCTTGGTTAGAGGAACGTAAAACGGATTGATCTTCAGGGATCACACCAATAAGTGGGATACATAGAATTTCAAGTACGTCCTCCATACTCAGCATATCACCATGGGTGACCCGACCTGGATTATAACGGGTAAGCAAAAGTTGCTCCTTGATGGGTTCTTCGCCACGTTCTGCACGGCGTGATTTAGA from Arsenophonus sp. aPb includes these protein-coding regions:
- the fadD gene encoding long-chain-fatty-acid--CoA ligase FadD yields the protein MEKIWLKNYPSDVPAEIAPVSETSLADLLENMVTQYADRPAFINMGEIMTYRKLEERSRAFAAYLQNGLGLQKGDRIALMLPNLLQYPVALFGILRAGMVVVNVNPLYTPRELEHQLNDSEAIAIVIVSNFAHTLEKVVFNTKVKHVILTRLGDQLSRPKATIIDFVVKYIKRLVPKYYLPQAISFRRVMQLGYRMQYVKPEISGEDLAFLQYTGGTTGAAKGAMLTHYNMLANVEQGRATYLPAMQLGKEIIVTALPLYHIFALTVNCLLFVKIGGTNLLITNPRDIAATVKELARYPFTGITGVNTLFNAWLRNEEFRKLNFSHLHVSIGGGMPVQKAVAEEWQQITGKCLLEGYGLTECSPLVTVNPYNLDRYNGSIGFPMPSTDVKFVDNNGNEVPIGQPGEMLVRGPQVMKGYWRSPNMTDEVLQDGWLATGDIATIDGKGFIKIVDRKKDMILVSGFNVYPSEIEEVISNHPKVIENAAIGVIDENTGEAVKVFVVSSDPNLTADDLKIFCRQYLTAYKVPKFFEFRSTELPKSNVGKILRRQLREEEQKKYQNSSENHQVTQTL
- a CDS encoding filamentous hemagglutinin N-terminal domain-containing protein; its protein translation is MKKTLIFIIMTIMVFNIYADDIYLVKEKIPIEDNKLKNNNKYRDEGTYIIIDKNNIKNSAASITKYKDYSKLNNLLPDCANKSKPVININPVDNKGVSHIFFNKMDIGKEGIYFNNNIEHSAKLIIAEINSNKKTKLFGELAILGSKTALIIANPEGINCKSCSFFGTDRVTLLVGKINSDQYQKIGDIKLFQSMNKSMRFSGNINFKNIKDVEVLAYNNIINANTQIKANRITYRTGSMPFFIEYDHINSKNAHTNLAHFKPWLVHDFGYSKFLVKKGSQISANEINIYVTGGSFRNEGEIDINSLFYFNVYKTRDINEVINRITKDYQFNNKVVSQHEILRQAKKNYGIVNRGKIMADDFINGNFFTSEMINAGSGTIIIK
- the rnd gene encoding ribonuclease D yields the protein MNYQLITTDDQLKEVCQAASKANKIALDTEFVRVKTYYPQLGLIQLYDGEQLSLIDPIAITNMEPFKNLLTDGKVTKILHAGSEDIEVFFHYLACVPQPMLDTQIMAAFVGHPISSGFANLVNEYLTIALDKSESRTDWLVRPLSDKQCQYAAADVFFLLPLAEKLQQLIDKLGYLPAVTDECQRILLRRQEILTPAEAYKSVKNSWQLRAQQLACLKQLAAWRLNQARRRDLAINFVVREEHLWKIARYLPNSLAELQTIGLTGQEIRCHGQDLLQIVTKCQALEEKACPQPLYHLIDHPKYREAFKAVKTLTKQIGEQQKLNTELLASRRQINQLLAVHWGLKKSHNTPDLLAGWRGQLLTDHLKQLLALYC
- the minE gene encoding cell division topological specificity factor MinE; the encoded protein is MALLDFFLSKKKSTANIAKERLQIIVAERRRNDCGPAYLPAMKRDILKVICKYVQIDPEMLTVQFEQKDDDISVLELNVTLPEMDEKK